Within the Gracilinema caldarium DSM 7334 genome, the region GCCTGTAGTTTCGCAAGATCAGCACGGAGACGCTCCGCAACTTTTTCAGCCTCCAAGGCCAGGTCTTCGGCTCCCTTGTTTCGAGCCAGTTCAATGCGGCCCGTCCACTTTGCCAGATCCGCTTCCAGCTCAGCCCGTTTTTTTTCAGTGAGTTTTAAGGAAGCCAGATGGGCCGCAATATAGGCCTTGGCCTCCTGAGGATCCATACCAAAAAGATCCTCCGGAGGCTGTTCAAATCGTTCCATAGGAAGGCTCCTCACAGGTCAGCCAGAGGGCTGACATTTATGTCATCATAGCCCTTTCGAAGGGAAATGTCGATTGCCCCTTGTTCATACCCCACTCCTTCAGTACAGTGGCAGCATGCGCGCGGTAATACATCCCCATCAATTTACTGGAACTTATCGAATTCCTGCTTCCAAATCCCATACCATACGGCGGCTCTTATTTGCGACCTTGGCCCAAGGGGTAAGCGTCCTGGAATATCCTCTGGATTCGCTGGATGCCCGATCCTGTGTTGCAATCTGCCGGGCCTTTGGTGCCCATATCGAAGAAGTACGGGAATCGGCCGAAGAAGCCCGCCGGTCCGGAAACCCCAATGCTCCGGCCCCGGACGGGAGCCGGCTCGCCCGCTGGATTGTAACCGGTGTAGGGAAAGACCCATCGGGGCAGCCGAATCTGAAGACCCCAGAGGATGTGCTGAACGTGGGTAATTCGGGAACAACCCTGTACCTGGCCCTGGCTGTCGCGGGGCTCCATGGGGGAATTTCCATTTTTACCGGAGATCACCAGATACGCCGGCGAAGTGCTCAAAATCTGCTAGTAGCCCTGGAGGGACTGGGGGTCCGAGCTGAATCATCCCGGAATAACGGCTGTGCACCCATCATAATTCAGGGCCCCTGGAAGGGCGGCCGGGTTTCCATAGCATGCCCCACAAGCCAGTATCTCTCGGCACTGCTTATTGCGGCTCCCCTGGCTGCACCGGGAACGATTACAGAACTGGAGGTGCCCCTCCTGAACGAGCAGCCCTATGTGGAAATGACCCTGGCATACCTGGACGCTCAGGGTGTCCATTATGAAGCCGCCCCGGACAGGTCCTTTTTCAGGATCTGGGGCGGTGCTTCCTACAAACCTATGGGCGGAATCGTACCGGGGGATTTTTCTTCCGCCGCCTTTCCCGCCTGCGCGGCAGCCATCTCCGGCGGAACAGTTACCCTTCTCGGACTTGACCCGACGGACACCCAAGGCGACAAGGCCCTCTTTGAATACCTTGCTCTCATGGGCTGTCAGGTTTCATGGAATCAGCAGGTTGATGGATGGAGCCTCACGATCGCCGCACCCAAAGAACTGCGGGGCCAAACACTGGACCTGAATGCCACACCGGACGCGCTCCCCGTCATGGCCGCAACCGCATGTTTTGCCAAAGGGACCACAAAACTCATCAATGTTCCCAATGCCCGTATTAAAGAAACAGACCGCATTGCAGTCATGGCTCAAGAATTAGGTAAACTCGGCGCTCACATTACAGAACAGGTCGATGGACTTGTCATCGAAGGGGGGCAGCCTCTTCGAGGTACAGAAGTTCAGGGACACGATGACCACCGGGTCGTCATGGCCCTGGCGGTAGCAGGGCTCGCATGCCAGGGGGCAACCACGGTGGATAGCGCCGAAGCGGCCGCTGTCACCTATCCTGGTTTTCTGGAACTACTGGGTGCAGATATGATAGAATAGACCTATGCGCGTCATCATCGTTGGAGCCGGCATGGTCGGCACCCAGTTGGCAAGGCACCTCATCAATGAAAAACATGATGTATCCCTCATCGAAATTGATGAAGAGCGGGCCCGTCATGCATCAAACCGGCTGGACTGTTTGGTCATCAATAGCGAAGCTAACAACATACAGACCCTGGAAGAAGCGGGTATCGCTAAGGCCGATGCCCTCATCTGTGTCACCGAATCGGATGAGCTCAATATCATCATTTGCGGTCTGGCCGAAGGACGTTACCCCCAGGTATTAAAAATAGCCCGGGTCCGTAATCCGGATTATGACAACCTGACCAGGGGCGGCGAAAAGGCCCTCGGGATCGATTACTTTGTACACCCCGACCGGGAGGCAGCACGGACCGTCGTACAGGCCGTTGAACATGGTGCTTTAGGTGACATTCTGGCTTTTGGTGACAGTGCTTTTGAAATGGGGACTATAGAAATTGCAAAAACCAGCCCGCTCTGCGGTGAATCCATAAAAATCTTTCATAGCCTCATCGGCTCAGAAATACTGGTAGCCCTCATTGAGCGGGGTAATGAGCATATCCTGCCCAGTGGAACGACCACATTACACGAGGGCGACCGGGTATATATCATAGGCCGCCAGGCAGATATTCAGAAGGTTTTTGAAATTTCCGGTAAAAAACTTGAAAAGGTGGAAAAAATTGGGATCGTAGGCGGTGGCCGCATTGGAACCCTTATTACCGAAGCCCTCCTTGAACGGGCTCAGCCGCAATCCAAATCACTCTTTTCTTTTTTGACCAAATTTTCCCCCCGGCGGTTTAAAAAAATAGTACTTATCGAAAAAGATTATGAGCTTTGTAAGGACCTTTCCGTAAAATTCCCCGATATTCTGGTACTTAATGAAGATATTTCCGACGAAGGTTTTATATCGGAAGAAGGAATTGCGGACCTGGATCTGATTATCACCGCTACGGATAACCAGGAGCTTAATATTATTACCGCCCTTTATATGAAATCCCATGGGTTAAAACGGGCAATAGCCTTGGTCAACTCTCCAAGTTATGGGACCATTGCCCGGAGGCTCGGCATCGATGTGGTTGTACCTATTAAATCTGTAGTCGTCGATACCATTCTAGCCCGCCTGATGGGAAGCGGTGTAACAGGCCTCCACCGGCTTGGGGAGGGCACTATCGAGATTTTAGAGATTCTTGTCGCACCGGAAGCTCCGGTTTGCGGTCAAAAACTCAAGGATTTTCACCTTTCGTCGGGAGGTTTAGTGATGCTCATAACCCGGCACGGCGAATCCTTTATTCCCCATGGGGAACACCAGTTTGAACCTCATGACCGGCTGGTGATTATTGCACAAAAGGGTGTGGGTAACGAATTAGAACGACTCTTTGGCAGGCAGGAATGAGACGACGCATTTTAATTCGGGTCTTAGCGCTATTGCTTGGAATCATCGCCCTGTCCATGATTCCCTCTTTACTCATTGCCCTTGTTGACCGGGAAACACAAAGCATCAGGGCTTTTCTGTATCCCCTGGTGGTTTGTACCAGCGGAGCACTCCTGGCTTTAGGTTTGGGAAAATCCAGCAATATTGCCTTTAATGCGGGAGACGGGTTCCTGCTAGTCTCCCTGGCCTGGTTTTTAACCAGTATACTGGGAAGCATTCCTTTTGTCATAACCGGTGTAACTAGCAACCCTGTAGATGCCCTTTTTGAAAGTGTTTCCGGTTTTACTACCACCGGAGCGACCATATTTAAAGATCTAGAAAAACTCCCCCGGTCAATCCTCTTGTGGCGGGCCATGACCCATTGGCTTGGCGGCATGGGTATTGTGGTGCTCACCGTTGCATTGGTACCCCTCCTAGGCGTAGGGGGCTTTCAGCTCCTTAAGGCTGAAACACCAGGCCCTGAAAAGGACAAAATTACCCCCAAAATCACCGCCACGGCAAAGATCCTCTGGTTCATTTACATAGGACTTACCGCTTTGGAAGTACTGCTCCTCATGATGGGCGGCATGAACTGGTTCGATGCGGTTACCCATGCATTTGCAACCATGGCTACCGGGGGTTTTGGGACGAAAAACATAAGCATTGCTTATTACAACTCTGCATGGATCGATTGGGTCTGTACCATATTCATGATTCTTGCAGG harbors:
- the aroA gene encoding 3-phosphoshikimate 1-carboxyvinyltransferase, with amino-acid sequence MRAVIHPHQFTGTYRIPASKSHTIRRLLFATLAQGVSVLEYPLDSLDARSCVAICRAFGAHIEEVRESAEEARRSGNPNAPAPDGSRLARWIVTGVGKDPSGQPNLKTPEDVLNVGNSGTTLYLALAVAGLHGGISIFTGDHQIRRRSAQNLLVALEGLGVRAESSRNNGCAPIIIQGPWKGGRVSIACPTSQYLSALLIAAPLAAPGTITELEVPLLNEQPYVEMTLAYLDAQGVHYEAAPDRSFFRIWGGASYKPMGGIVPGDFSSAAFPACAAAISGGTVTLLGLDPTDTQGDKALFEYLALMGCQVSWNQQVDGWSLTIAAPKELRGQTLDLNATPDALPVMAATACFAKGTTKLINVPNARIKETDRIAVMAQELGKLGAHITEQVDGLVIEGGQPLRGTEVQGHDDHRVVMALAVAGLACQGATTVDSAEAAAVTYPGFLELLGADMIE
- the trkA gene encoding Trk system potassium transporter TrkA produces the protein MRVIIVGAGMVGTQLARHLINEKHDVSLIEIDEERARHASNRLDCLVINSEANNIQTLEEAGIAKADALICVTESDELNIIICGLAEGRYPQVLKIARVRNPDYDNLTRGGEKALGIDYFVHPDREAARTVVQAVEHGALGDILAFGDSAFEMGTIEIAKTSPLCGESIKIFHSLIGSEILVALIERGNEHILPSGTTTLHEGDRVYIIGRQADIQKVFEISGKKLEKVEKIGIVGGGRIGTLITEALLERAQPQSKSLFSFLTKFSPRRFKKIVLIEKDYELCKDLSVKFPDILVLNEDISDEGFISEEGIADLDLIITATDNQELNIITALYMKSHGLKRAIALVNSPSYGTIARRLGIDVVVPIKSVVVDTILARLMGSGVTGLHRLGEGTIEILEILVAPEAPVCGQKLKDFHLSSGGLVMLITRHGESFIPHGEHQFEPHDRLVIIAQKGVGNELERLFGRQE
- a CDS encoding TrkH family potassium uptake protein, which codes for MRRRILIRVLALLLGIIALSMIPSLLIALVDRETQSIRAFLYPLVVCTSGALLALGLGKSSNIAFNAGDGFLLVSLAWFLTSILGSIPFVITGVTSNPVDALFESVSGFTTTGATIFKDLEKLPRSILLWRAMTHWLGGMGIVVLTVALVPLLGVGGFQLLKAETPGPEKDKITPKITATAKILWFIYIGLTALEVLLLMMGGMNWFDAVTHAFATMATGGFGTKNISIAYYNSAWIDWVCTIFMILAGMNFSLYYRILQGKFQDLLKNTELKVYLSIVIITSVLVALVVLPQYGTLAGALRFSSFQVASIITTTGFATADFDLWPSFAKAVLFLLMFIGGCSGSTGGGIKVVRHVVLFKQAGNEIRRLLHPRGVFSIQLNGRVGRKDVVYGVAGFVFLYLTLVLLVTLVVSSAGADLISAFSSALVTIGNIGPGFGLIGPSQNYSNFPNYVKLVWSFAMIAGRLELWTVIILFTPEFWRR